The DNA sequence tccttcagaatacgtaaattttcaccactttctaactttctgcaaattttggtaagaagttgagcatgttaaagccctcaaaaagccaattcatttgcctgaataataataataatcattacaatttcaatagggtctcaccagacacctttgatgtctgtgctcgggccctaataatcattacaatttcaatagggtctcaccagacacctttgatgtctgtgctcgggccctaataataataataataaataacaatacataaggtttcctttgatctagtaagactgaaatcaaaggattcatggtccatgtatgtccgcgttacagaacatcatgttttaatggcgtgtaatcaaactttgatgccacgccacggtcacactgtgtgattaaaaaaaaatccgtcagtcagtttttatctccatcttgtcatgatgacactcatctcaatttgaagttgatccgatgaaaaccctggtacaagtgtatcaaagaaaaaatgtggaatatggccaaaatggccactaaatgcaaaatagcaggcttcctgttgtgtttttccaattgcaccaagagacttttttgtttgtctggtcatgatacacctgtatatcgatttttgtgaagataggtcaatgggaacaccttcagggggtctcggggggcaccgttgagccattttgcgacgcccattgaaaattccttcagaatacgtaaattttcaccactttctaactttctgcaaattttggtaagaagttgagcatgttaaagccctcaaaaagccaattcatttgcctgaataataataataatcattacaatttcaatagggtctcaccagacacctttgatgtctgtgctcgggccctaataatcatctcaatttgaagttgatccgatgaaaaccctggtacaagtgtatcaaagaaaaaatgtggaatatggccaaaatggccactaaatgcaatatagcaggcttcctgttgtgtttttccaattgcacccagagacttttttgtttgtctggtcatgatacacctgtatatcgatttttgtgaagataggtcaatgggaacaccttccgggggtctcgggctgtctcggggggcaccgttgagccattttgcgacgcccattgaaaattccttcagaatacgtaaattttcaccactttctaactttctgcaaattttggtaagaagttgagcatgttaaagccctcaaaaagccaattcatttgcctgaataataataataattaaagccctcaaaaagccaattcatttgcctgaataataataataataataataataactaaaatttttagggctgcaaagcagcactgggtgggcccgagcacatccattttgaagcgttgcatgctttttgtctgaaaaaacaaaaataaccagttctgagagagaaagagacgtgacctttgcaagacataaagtttcctttgatttaggaagactgaaatcaaaggattcatggtccatgtatgtccgcgttacagaacatcgtgttttaatggcgtgtaatcagattttgacgccatgccacggtcacaccgtgtgattaaaaaaaaatccgtcagtcagtttttatctccatcttgttgtgatgacactcatctcaatttgaagttgatccgatgaaaaccctggtacaagtgtatcaaagaaaaaatgtggaatatggccaaaatggccactaaatacaaaatatcaggcttcctgatttatttttacaattgcacccagagacttttttgtttgtttggtcatgatacacctgtatatcgatttttgtgaagataggtcaatgggaacaccttccgggggtctcagggggtctcggggggcaccgttgagccattttgcaacgcccattgaaaattcgttcagaatacgtaaattttcaccactttctaactttctgcaaattttggtaagaagttgagcatgttaaagccctcaaaaagccaattcatttgcctgaataataataataataataataataataacaagagacttttttgtttgtctggtcatgatacacctgtatatcgatttttgtgaagataggtcaatgggaacaccttctgggggtctcggggggtctcggggggcaccgttgagccattttgcgacgcccattgaaaattccttcagaatatgtaaattttcaccactttctaactttctgcaaattttggtaagaagttgagcatgttaaagccctcaaaaagccatttcatttgcctgaataataataataataataataataatccttacaatttcaatagggtctcaccagacacctttgatgtctgtgctcgggccctaataaatatatttttgctctATTGCCCTTAACTGGGTTCGTTTATGAGATTATAATTGTaaaccagacacctttgatgtctgtgctcgggccctaataataaataaataataataataaatacaaatatacggAGGAAAActtcagtttggttttgttgcatttaattgaaatttgaataaaaagaaaggaagcgaacaaggaggaaacaaggaaggaagataagaagcgatggagaaaagaagacaatacaacattaatattaactaacatttttagggctgcaaagcagcactgggtgggcccgagcacatccattttgaagcgttgcatgctttttgtctgaaaaaacaaaaataaccagttctgagagagaaagagacgtgacctttgcaagacataaagtttcctttgatctaggaagactgaaatcaaaggattcatggtccatgtatgtccgcgttacagaacatcgtgttttaatggcgattaatcaaactttgacaccacgccacggtcacaccgtgtgattaaaaaaaaatccgtcagtcagtttttatctccatcttgttgtgatgacactcatctcaatttgaagttgatccgatgaaaaccctggtacaagtgtatcaaagaaaaaatgtggaatatggccaaaatggccactaaatacaaaatatcaggcttcctgttttgtttttacaattgcacccagagacttttttgtttgtttggtcatgatagacctgtatatcgatttttgtgaagacaggtcaatgggaacaccttccgggggtctcggggggcactgttgagccattttgcgacgcccattgaaatttccttcagaatacgtaaattttcaccactttctaactttctgcaaattttggtaagaagttgagcatgttaaagccctcaaaaagccaattcatttgcctgaataataataataatccttacaatttcaatagggtctcaccagacacctttgatgtctgtgctcgggccctaataatccttacaatttcaatagggtctcaccagacacctttgatgtctgtgctcgggccctaataattatccttacaatttcaatagggtctcaccagacacctttgatgtctgtgctcgggccctaaaaatcaCAGGGCATTTGTTGTCTTTGATACGCAAGACATAGTGCAGGTTTTACAACAAAACATACCAAACAACTCTCAAATAACACACAACTATTTACCATCGAAAGACACTAAGTATGCACTCCCAGTCCCCAAAACGCTGCGTGAGCTCGGTCCGGTTGGAAATTGTTCATAATTTATAGTTTACGTCACAATTTCTAACGACAGCACTGGAACACGGCAACAAGTCAGGGAACAGGAGCAAAGTGACCAGCAGTAAAAGGTTTGTCGGTATCATACAGGTTTGTTTGCCTGTTGAGTCGGATATGTTTTGAATGTTGTGTTTACTTTTGTATAATGTTGAAAACTCCATAAACAGATTGTCCggtcatcaagatccatggattattctcagagaaatcatgTCAAAAAGTTAAATAAGTGTCCTATTTCGAGAGGTGAAGGGGATAAACACTGGCcccgccccctgatccggatctgccCTGACACTACGTTTACACAGCGCCCCCTAGTGACCTGAATCTGAATTCAATGCGACGCTACATCAACGGTCGTGAGTCTGGGTTCCAAAAGCTCATCAAGAGGAAAATGAAACCGTAAACACTCACATCTGTGGCCTCCATGTTTATTACAAACTTCTTctgcttaaaaataaaactacccTGTATCTGTCTTTTAGTCCAGACTGCTGGTCCTTGCAggatgaggacatgaggaggagaGTTATCAAGTTGATTTAATCTGATCTCAGTCACTGAGGCTGCTGATACAACTAACATCAATTTGGAGGTAAATGCTGACATCTAGTGGACAATTTTAAGAatagttttgttgtttttccccaGCTGGAaaaccatatatatattttaaataactcACCAAACACAAGAGATCTTTTATCTGCAGGctcacaattaaataaaataacaaggaaAGTCAGCTTTTGcaaaattaactttattttactTGAATGGCTCATGTGCATTGAATTttgaatatatacatttttgttctGGTTGTACAAGCTGgttacatacatacacatatacacgcTATATAGACAAAAAAGTAGTTTTTTGCAAGCCCAGCTCAagtatttacattacatttcattaagctgaagcttttatcaaAAGctactcacaataagtgcatcaaccctgGGGGAACAAagccagaacaacaagaatcaagaaagtgcAATTTTCTTCGAGAAACGACTACAAAGTCCTATAAGAGAGTGCCATTTAAATACTTcaacatatttttgtttaactaaagttttttttttcagtataacatttatttacaatttatatttatatataaatattcccAGGAAATGCTTATTGGTCAATAGCTGTGAACACAAAGAATAACTTTGAATGAACAGAGAAGTTgacaatgtgtgttttcatttaccTGAAGTGTAAAGAGAGATGTCGagatatattttgaaaaaagaatCAGACACTGGACAGAAGCTCCAGTCATCTGTCTAATTCTTTCTCCTGTTTGTACAGGAACTCTTATCTGCTTATGGAATTTCAACCTGAGACACTGACGTGAATGTCCCTAGAATCTGCAAATGTTTGTCCGTTCAGATATTAGATCAACCACCAGTAGTGTGTGGATTTGTTTGCAAATCAACGAAACACATGATggtctaaatgtttttttggatctgcgagagaagaaaaaacatcggccacattgaaaatataaaaactattGTAGTTAGTCAGGTGTCATTTTGTGACCTTCTGTAGCTGCTGATGCTGTCAGGCCTGCTCTCTGAATTTGATTGACCGCAGCCAGAGCAGATGAGGAGCCAGGGAGCTGACAGAGCTGCAAACACTGATAATATTATCGATCCTCCCAACAACAATCATAATACTGCTGCTTCTGGTGCAATCGCTGTTGCTACAGCTATTGAATATACAATCACTACTATCACGATAACTATGAACATTATTCCTGCACCAAGTAAGATGTAGAACCTTTCCTGACACTTTGGTTCTGGGTTCACAGTTGGAGTTGTATGTTGTTCCTGAGCAACAGTGGCTGTAAAGGAAAGAAAGTGCAAAATTAAAATGTGGCCAATTCAGGCTTGAACCTAATTACAATCTTACCAAATACTGAACTCTACTGAATCCACTTACCGGTGACATTGAGCCAGCAATGGTCTGAACTCAGGTCAGATTTTGTCTGCACCAGACACTTGTACTGGCCTGAGTCTTCAGTCCTGAGTCTGGACACATGAAGTCTGAGTCGTCCTTCTCTGAGGACGTCTCTGTCACACTTGACTCGTCCTGAAAACGGTTCATCCTGAGACTCCAGGACCTTAACACCGTGATGTAGTCGATATACGACAGAGACTCTGTGATCTGTTATTAGTTCACAGATGATAAAGAGTAAGTTGGGGGATTTGTCTCTTCTGGGTGTGAACGTCCATTCCAATGTGATGTTGTCGTTCTCCTCTGCCTGATAGTTGGTCTGTGTCACATTCACAACTAATGTTCCTGCTGAGGAGACAAAGATGGAAAGTGAGGACCTGAACTTTCTGATTAGTTTAGTTTATGGACGATGAAGTGAAGGTGAGAACTTACCACAGACACAGGAGATCATGGTGATGAGCAGCAGGATCAGGAtcatcttctctctgtgagaggacacagaggtgaAGACTCATAAACTCATGGGCACAGTAAACCAACCAATATACAAACTGTGGTATAATGTGAAATACAGGGTTAGGAACCTTCTGTATAGAACACAGGGGACAAgggagaggaaaataaaaggcAGAGTCCTGGTTAACAGTTTGGTTagtgaaacagtgaaaacgAAATTGTACCTCGCTTCGTGGCTCAGagaaaggttgttttttttaaagttgttttttaaatgtaattgtgttaatttaccatttattttaCATGACTACTGATCAGACCTCAATCTGAGTTTTCATATCACTTCAGTAAAGAGTATGTGAGTTAAACTTCTCCACAGACTTGGCCgaaaaaatatattacaaaacTTTTCAATAACTTCCCTCTATTACAGTATATTCTCACCAATATTATGTAACAGGTCCAGGGTCACCTGCTGAGTATGCCACAGTATTTAATTTcggaaaaatatattttgcataAGTTTCGGTCACGTCATCAACTAcagttattgaatatttttaataaaacatatttcccaaaattatacaaaaccacattttcccAAAGTAACTACTGCAGCATATCCAGCAGGAGACCCTGAACCTGTTACATAATTTTGGTGAGAATAAACAGTATTACAGTGAGGTTATTGAATAGTTTGTAATATCTTTTAccttgttgcactttgtagtCGTTTCACACCCATGTCCCGGTCCATCACGGGGACGAGCAGGCAGCAGGATAGGAGCTGGAGCGACGAGCTAACGGTGACTTCACCTGTCCATCAAttaataattattcataatttcAAACCTCTTTATAATTTAAACGAGTGAGTCACAGTTGTCACGAAGGAAGAACTAAGTGATTGAGACTAAAACCGTTTTTTGAACCAGGCTGCAAGTTAAAGCTACAAGTTGCTGTTGAGGGGAAGTTCCTCTCTCTGTGAGGCATGTCTGCAGCGACACGGAGCACACACCTAACAGAAGTACAAAAGAAAGACAtcggggcggctgtggctgagcggcagttcgattcccagtcttccccatctgcatgccaaagtgtccttgggcaagatgctgaacccttaATTGCCCAGACTCATAGAacagtgctgctaatagatgcactgtgtgttagaatgggtgaatgtaaaactgtactgtacttAACATTAGAAacgcgctatataaatacattacCAGCGTAGTAGTTGTTCGCCTCGCTGTCTCAGTCGGCAGAGCGTCTGCAGTGGCACGGCAATATGACACGTGATCCCACAGCTGAAAGTGAACTGTGGATTTAGCCGTGGTTGCATACTCATTGTGTTAAACCTTGCTTGCGGTTGAGGAAGTTGAGTTAGCCGTACCGGTAGTCGGCGTATTAGTACGACTACCcacacaggaaatgaatgttTGACTGACTGGAATCTGACTGAAAACAATaagaatttgtttaaaaaacaaatgttcttATCTCATGTTCATAAGGAGTTAAGTAaatcattgtaaaaaaaaaagatttgaaaacttcaaaaaaaaagagccTTTCCTCACCCAGTGGCTCTGGTTTCTCAGTTTGAGTCGTATGTTGTTCCTGAGCACCATTGGCTGTAAAGGAAAGAAAGTGCAAAATTAAAATGTGGCCAATTCAGGCTTGAACCTAATTATCTGTTTTCAGTTGCAGTATATTTTAATGTGCTCATGAATGACAATCTTACCAAATACTGAACTCTACTGAATCCACTTACCAGTGACATTGAGCCAGCATTGGTCATCACCCAGGCCATATCTTGTCTGCACCAGACACTTGTACCGGCCTGAGTCTTCAGTCCTGAGTCTGTACACATGAAGTCTGAGATTTGTCTCTTCTAGGTGTGAACGTCCATTCCAGAGTGATGTTGTCGTTCTCCTCTGCCTGATAGTTGGTCTGTGTCACTTTCACAACTAATGTTCCTGCTGAAGAGACAAAAAGGGAAAGTGAGGACCTGAACTTTctgattattttagtttatgGATGATGAAGTGAAGGTGAGAACTTACCACAGACACAGGAGATCATGGTGATGAGCAGCAGGATCCGGAtcatcttctctctgtgagaggacacagaggtgaAGACTCATAAACTCATGAGCTCAGTTATACCTCTAAACCAGAATTAGTTGGTATACACAGGTTTTTTAAACGTGGGTGAACCAACTAGGAGAAGTCGGCTGACTCCTTTCTCATcgccagtagaggagtttgccaGTTTAGTTATTTCCCCCAGTGCTTAATTTTCTTAGTCACGAACTGAGGCTCTTTCTCACCTTGCTGCCAAATGAGTTCACCAGGAAGtcacatttccatcactgccgatcAGAGCCGATAAGAacctgtgtctcctgcagagtcAGTGGTCTCTGCACCTGAAGGCACCGTCAGTCTCCACCTGGATCAGAGGAACCAGCCAATGAGCACACCATCCAACCAATcaaacaaccaaccaatcaaacaaccaaccaaccaaccatctCACCATCCAGCCAACCAATCATCCAATATACAAACGGTGGTATAAAGTGAAATACGTACGCACATAATCATCCATTCTTCCATTAAACTGGTCACATCATTATTCACAttgaggctctctctctctttcactcgcTCGTAccgacgcgcacacacacacacacacacgcacacacacacacgcacacacacgcacatgcacacgcacacacacatgcacgcacacacacgcacacactcactcactctcacttaCCCcattatacatgtgtgtgtttgtacttatTACCCTCTGCACAGCGCCGTCTTCACTGAAACGAAAGTAAAAAACTTTCAACACACCGTCGTTTCAAATACtactactatatatatttaagtttaGAGGAAAAGGTTATCGTCCCTGGTTGGACTTGAACCAACaacctttcggttaacagccgaacgcgctaaccaattgcgccacagagacaaGTTGTGCACATCTGTGGTTTGTATAAATATATCCATGGGTTAGGCCCAGATAGCTCAGTCGCTTCATACTTATAAATGCCATAGAAACTATGTCCACAGTGTAAACAGGCTGGAGAACAGTGTGAGGATAGTTACAGTGGAACGTATTGCACAGGCAGAATGACATTTGCTCAGTTAACAAGGGAAACCTGAGTGCGGTGGTGGcaagtaacgaggtagaaatactttgtttctgtacttaagtagatttttcacatatctgtactttgcttgagtatttcttttcctgacgactttttacttttactcgttacatttgaacaaaaatatgtgtactttctacttcttacattctcaaactggctcgttacttgagcagcggaggttggttctctctctctctctcactctctctctctctctctctctctctctctctctctgatctagggttcaacatttttacattatatacattatattcatattgttgctaaaatgtttcagtcagttgagaaaaatcttgaggagaaacattttgggttgttttgtgtctgtataggcctactataaaaagcactttgcatttttaattttggtacttgtacttttacttttgatacttaagtacaattcaacaccagatacttttgatacttaagtacttttaatatgagctactctaagacttttactcaagtcattttctgacgggtgacttcgtCCCCTTTCTTAACCTGTCCTTCCGTAGATCAAGAGGAAGTTACACTGGCACCAGTCCACAAAGTCCTGTGTACTGGGATCAGGTCTCTGTATGTCAGAGCTGTGGTACTCACCCCAGCATCAGGCTCATATTGTAGACGAGCTCAACGATCCTGTCAGGAcctgctgtctgtctccccTTGATCCTCCTGAGAGAATGTCTCCCCTTGATGTTGTGATGGACCGCTCCATAGGGGGGATGTGTCCTCGGTGAAGGTGGTGGGGGTGATTGACTGCTGAGAGAAGGGCGTTGTAAGAGGGGTGGGGCAGTACTCTGGGGGTGCAGATAAGGTTCAGAATATTTGCCCACTTCTGGCCCCCTGCAGAAACGAGCCCCGCTCCATATATACTGTACTCCTCTGACCTCAGTAAACAGGACACCCCCCTCCCACAGGTCTGGAGGTGACCTGTGGACAAGAGTAAACAAGGCAAGGGGCAGGAGATAGTGAGGGGTAAATCTAGTCCACCACAGCTCCTCTCTGTCGTCAGTGCCCCACCAGTGAAACTCTGAAAACCAGTGAAGCTCTtaagtgtttctctttttctttatatttcttttctttcataatGCTCTGAAAAGCTCttaatttaccatttacaatTTATCAATttagatacaaaataaatagaaatgtctTGTGTGGAAACACTGGTAAACACTGCTGCCTGTGATCAGCAGGCTGGGAAACATCCCGTCCTCCCTATATATAGCATCAAAGCACATGCATGGTCAAGttgtctctgtggcgcaattggttagcgcgttcggctgttaaccgaaaggttGTTGGTTCAAGTCCAACCAGGGacgaagattttttttttctgtatagtattaaaaacacaataagatgttaatttgttttacagggaagaaaaaataaattaacatcTTATTGTTAATTAGATGTTAACAGTCCCAGTTGTTGGAACAGCGGCTGTTTCAGgcgtttctcttcctcctgtaaGTGTTTAgtggattttttaaattaagctGTTTATTAAAAATCTCTACAATCTGCTTTCCCCCTAAAATCTCACTTCTCCATACTTCACTCTATAGATGTAGAGAGATTATATCAAGAAATAGCTGTTAAGTGTTTTAATACgttttcacacattcagctTTGTCGAAGTagcacaaattatttttttattactcTGTCATTGGTGATGTTATGATCACATGCTTTGTTTCACTGTATTTGAaagaatattgaaaaaaaaacacgtcGTCCCTGGTTGGACTTGAACCAACaacctttcggttaacagccgaacgcgctaaccaattgcgccacagagactgCTGGAGACGCAGGTTTGAAAGCACACTATTTATATGCTCACTCTGTGGGAAAGTGGGTCAGAGGTGACAGTGGATTGTGTTCTTTGATATTACTTCAAAGGAAAGGTTTGTGCTGACtggtctcttctctctcagcctCTAGAGGGCGACCTAGGGGGTTGGCTTCACTTTATTGCAGTGGAAACTacttatgataataataatttgaatacAAAACATCCCTGTGTGGGTATCGAACCATTGGAGACAGAGCTGGTGATGGTTCGGGGGCGTCTGGTCATTTATTAACAAATACACAAGTGGCAATTGTATTTCTCAGTCATTTATTCAGAATGATTGTCATGGGACTTGGTTCTTATAAAACATTAATGTTGCAGATACATTCATATATTGTAGATCTAGCTCAACATGCAAAGAGTCACccaatgttattttaaaaatgaaaaatatatatttttcattttttcagaCTTAATTCCCAACACTACTTGTCGCATATTACATCATTTATTACAGCATTCAAATTTAGTTTGAGGATATTAAAAACCTTCATGACTTTTTCAAGTGTCTACACATCTGATCCAGTTATAAAGGCCGTCTGATGTCATTCCAATAAATTAATACCTACATGTGGCTGGAATCACAACAGTCATTTAGCATATAAACTTGTTTCAGGtctttatcattattatgattGTAAATTGTTAAATGTAGTAGTGTATGTTGCTGGTAAttgttattatgttatttataATTAGCAACACATACTGGCTATGATTGACAGTTCCTAAAAAAAATACACGCTGCACACCTCAGGCTCTTGGAAAATGTTGAACCTAATTCATGATCATCTACAGTGGTTGTCGACTTTG is a window from the Limanda limanda chromosome 22, fLimLim1.1, whole genome shotgun sequence genome containing:
- the adissp gene encoding adipose-secreted signaling protein isoform X1, which translates into the protein MDRDMGVKRLQSATREKMILILLLITMISCVCAGTLVVNVTQTNYQAEENDNITLEWTFTPRRDKSPNLLFIICELITDHRVSVVYRLHHGVKVLESQDEPFSGRVKCDRDVLREGRLRLHVSRLRTEDSGQYKCLVQTKSDLSSDHCWLNVTATVAQEQHTTPTVNPEPKCQERFYILLGAGIMFIVIVIVVIVYSIAVATAIAPEAAVL